The genomic stretch CCCGCGGCCTCAACGGCGAGGCCTACCGGGGTCATGTGTTCTGGGACGAGCTGTACGTGTATCCGTTCCTGAACTTCCGCATGCCGGAGGTGACGCGGGAGCTGCTGCTGTACCGCTATCGCCGCCTCGGCGAGGCGCGCGACGCGGCCCGGGAGGCGGGGTTTCACGGCGCGATGTTTCCTTGGCAAAGCGGCAGCGAGGGCACGGAGGAGACCCAGAGCATCCACCTCAACCCGCTCTCGGGCCGTTGGGAGCCCGACCTGAGCCGCAACCAGCGGCACGTCAACGCCGCGATCTTCTACAACATCTGGCACTATTTCCAAGCCACCCAGGACGTGGCGTTCATGCGCGACTACGGCGCGGAGATGATGCTGGAGATCGCGCGCTTCTGGGCCTCTATCGCGCACTTCAACCCCGAGCGGGACCGATACGAGATCCACGGGGTGATGGGCCCAGACGAGTTCCACGAGAAGTATCCCGGCGCCGAAGACGGCGGTCTGCGCAACAACGCCTACACCAATCTCATGGTGGCCTGGCTGTGCGGCGTGGCCGGGGACGTTCTCTCGCTGTTGCCGGCGACGCGGGCCGCGGCGCTGCGCGACAGGCTTGGCCTTGACGACGAGGAGCTGCGCACGTGGGAGAGGATGAGCCGGCGGATGTTCGTCCCATTCCACGGCGAAGGCATCATCAGTCAGTTCGAGGGCTACCAGGAGCTCCAGGAGCTCGACTGGGACGCCTACCGCGCGAAATACGGCAACATCCAGCGGCTCGACCGGATACTGCGCGCCGAGGGCGCCGACCCCGACCGCTACAAGGTGACTAAGCAGGCCGACACGGTGATGCTGTTCTTCCTGTTCTCCCGCGACGAGCTGCGGCGGCTGTTCAGCCGGCTGGGCTACAGCTACGACCCGGACACGGCGCGCAAGAACATCGCCTACTACGACCGGCGTACCTCCCACGGCTCGACGCTGAGCTTCATCGCGCACGCGGGGGTCTTGGCGGCGCTGGACCCGGAGAGCTCGTGGCAGCGGTTCCTCGTTGCCCTCGAAAGCGACGTCGGTGACGTCCAGGGCGGGACTACGAAGGAGGGGATCCACATGGGCGTCATGTCCGGGACGCTCGACCTCGTCCAGCGCAGCTACGCGGGCACGCACATCCGCGACGGCGTCCTGTGCTTCGAACCCAGGCTCACCCGCCAGCTCGACGGGTTGTCGTTCTCGATGCAGTTTCAGGGGACTCTGATCCTGGTGACGTTCGCCGACGGTCGGCTCACGGTGGCCGCCGATCGGGAGGGCGTGAGCCCGCCGGTCAAGGTAGCCGTCCGCGACGAGGTG from bacterium encodes the following:
- a CDS encoding glycosyl hydrolase family 65 protein, which translates into the protein RGLNGEAYRGHVFWDELYVYPFLNFRMPEVTRELLLYRYRRLGEARDAAREAGFHGAMFPWQSGSEGTEETQSIHLNPLSGRWEPDLSRNQRHVNAAIFYNIWHYFQATQDVAFMRDYGAEMMLEIARFWASIAHFNPERDRYEIHGVMGPDEFHEKYPGAEDGGLRNNAYTNLMVAWLCGVAGDVLSLLPATRAAALRDRLGLDDEELRTWERMSRRMFVPFHGEGIISQFEGYQELQELDWDAYRAKYGNIQRLDRILRAEGADPDRYKVTKQADTVMLFFLFSRDELRRLFSRLGYSYDPDTARKNIAYYDRRTSHGSTLSFIAHAGVLAALDPESSWQRFLVALESDVGDVQGGTTKEGIHMGVMSGTLDLVQRSYAGTHIRDGVLCFEPRLTRQLDGLSFSMQFQGTLILVTFADGRLTVAADREGVSPPVKVAVRDEVRELRAGDRWTFELQPDPSLA